A region of the Diceros bicornis minor isolate mBicDic1 chromosome 30, mDicBic1.mat.cur, whole genome shotgun sequence genome:
taaggtcatccatctcagtattctggagaaaaatcatgaaacttagaaggtatgaggcttgctccatcacaatctaacaagtcatgttaacaatttaaagttgaatgtttgaatagccactactctctctgttcagaggaagaatgactttttcttgtctagaaaacatctgactccaggggctctcagttgtgcttcagagagggtaagatattggtgttgtatctgtttctcttcagctgtaggctgcatcttctaaagatcatagaattgaacatggtccaataaatgtatatgatttgggtcaaaaattcaaagtaatgaacccaagataggaatccataactttggttcttaataaagaatttcctttgatatcctcaagtctctgtgattactgtgtatacatgaatgaagtatccctctgtccatttcttaagttgtttccattgactttatggatttatcctctaatccagattctaagtgtgaaagaacatcttggtccttcaaagaaaagaagccattgaaatttgattttcttttagctcgccatcctacaagtttgaggaataaattatcatgtaatggtacaatgattctgaaatctaatttttaattagaggggtgtaaggtatgaatgaatggtggttcatccccatggtcaagggtattgtacacgtggacgtgtaaacaagattcaggaagctgcttcagccctgtgacatccctgagaaccacagtgcaggaggatctaggcacacagccatctgcctagatctcctgggttacatgtagatccaggggtcttgagagtggtgtcagagcagctagcttttatctatttctccccttccttctctccagcttatctcaaacagtcctgactatcatattttaaagaccaattatagttatttacatgagctgcttgttcattactgcagagtaataatcaggcataccattaaatatcatttaatctacctaattaaatttgttgtaccttttgattgattagaacactaaagttaattcagagtttgatattcaccaaatgtgttaatctgcttacaactgtcatgtgcctcattcctcttagaagtgtatctttggcccatcacaagattttaatgaatcaaatcatcataaattaagataatgtactgtcttttggatgatcgggaggcatatgggtccattttggaaatatgcccatctgtctttgctccccatgggaagtttctggtcactaggtctccaggtggcttgcacaagccctaggtctataaagcttggtgcctctccttctaattgaggtagaaataaaagaggtcagagagacttattaaagttttggttgtatgaagtcttcaatgaagaccatccatgcatattgttctggatagctctctgttcctaagactactagctactttaagggcttgtctggAACTGTcaatggtctgatattttaccttacctgcaaacgaataagttagctaccatggtcttacagatgctggcaaaagatacgagacccatgggtcagagacacaggacttaatgacacagcaatggcagtggccagagtatcaacatttgcactggttcactaaatcccacttcctgcaggatgatacacagtgggtcaggagacatgcagagggttgcaagaactcagagcttaaggaactcaaatcttcaatAAGAGGCAGGAAATCTGCTGACCTTTGGTTTGGggaagggtgttatttttattatactggggagtaagcaagcctgccttttgctccagaggaggccactatttctatcttccaaggttgtcagctctacacacattcttgaaaagataacctggttttactggctttcaaaggtaagcttgaatgagacttcatcatcattccgttcttctgttacctttattgagattgtccaaatatgcttttttctctgtaaagttcactaactttattcatacataagggttgcttttggttttatttattaagttaaaattttcttattagagcaaatgaggaaactattatgggttggatctgaaggtatgcttttccaggaaaaatgtgaaagaagatcggtgctcacagaactttgccacaaggagttgatatcaacttaaatgattttgatttgaatagtgttttgtacaactttcttccatcttacttcatcctctctgcttcctgtaactctcatatgggaatgaggcagtttcagggattcactgaactcatttacaatattaaaatggttttttctgttgttttttttttttattgaggtaaagttaacatacaacattaaattagtttcagcggtacaacacaataattcagtgtttgtataaatgttgaaatgatcaccacaataagtccagttaacatatgtccccatacatagttacaaatttttttctcttgtgatgaggacacggcgtacttcaaggtgcagaagaatcaatgatgatgtcatacttttccatatacaacttgatgaatttggacataagtatacacccttgagactgtcaccaccatcaaggccacaaacatatccatcacctcccaaagttttctctcacctcctttattactattattgtgtagtaagaactcttagtatctacactattagcaaatgtgatgtacgcAATACAGTCTCgttagctgtaagcactatgccatatcctagatctccagaacttatttatcttgattactgaaactctgtatcctttgatcatcagctccccatttctccatccccttaacccctggcaaccaccattctaacctctgcttgtataagtttgactatttaagattccacatataaatgagtatttgcctttgtctgtctgccttatttcacttagcataacgtcttctaggtccatccatgttgtcaaaaatggcaggaactccttcttttttcaaggttgactaatattccatttctttatccattcatccgtcagtgacatttaggttacttccatatcttggctatcgtgaattagctacaatgaacattagagtgcaggtatttctttgagaccctgagttcaatcctgtgggcatataccagaagtgggattgctggatcatatgctagttttcatttttggagtaagctccatactgttttccataatggttttactagtttacattcccacaagggttccttttctccacattctcaaaaacatttgccatctttagtttttttgataatcgcagtcttaacaggtgtgaagtgatagctcattgtggttttgatttgcattccctgatgattagtgatgctgaacaccttttcatacacctgttggccacttgtatgtcttcattaggaaaagtctactctggtcctttgcccattttttaaattgatttatcgtcttgttattgagccaacacgaaaaaagagaacaagatttccaggcattatggatgcttcccagttgatacagatggttttgtatttacagtggtaccaaaagatcatgtttcatgctttttcttcagcttgttataagaccagcagtagctgcggcatggcagataattgggatcttctgggtttggaggtttacaacataaatgagtggtaaggaattttttattattccaaggaaattattgagatcatagtccatggaattcaggattgataggtgtaggaggaaattaaggtgaggatcggtgatctggcactacttctgatcatgaggcacaggtatctactgtatgagtgtttgaataaaaatattagagatcaggaatttgtggtgggtgaatatgttttctgaattatttacttttgaacataaccatttggattatgtgaacatctgggatatgggagtaagtcgttaacagggggtggttgataatatcactattgatttaacttctatgaacaccaagtggtcaatggattaagcaaatgagtaatcagaaaacacagaaatggtaggatttgggatttagtaaaggactggggaccgactgtcctgagagagagtgccaggacttatgaggttgagagtgacaaggacaagaaaagaatagaaacacactcaaacaaggagggggtgttaacaggatgggggaggagaaatgatctggagtagccttgagttttgaccttgagctttctgttcttgatgcaaatctgcctgatgacatcccgggacacaggtcagatctattcccagaggatagagggagggtggaagtacaaaacagccaggataattgtcctaaaaaggcaggcttcctttatcatttgtctcaatttcatgatttacttttgtagggtaagaggaaaagaaggatgatagccacgtcttcacagaggaagcagcataactgtgggatccagtccaaaccaaagcctggtttaaacatctccatccctataaggatgtccagtgacatattcaagaggctgggtactagaattccatcccatcctggcaatgaagggtctctgggaggacaccttggaccagccccaccaggtctgctggccagagagactgcaaggactccaggcctgcagcagtgcaggacaactggtaactcCTTTCAAGCTTGCCAAAGGGTTGCAAAACctagcacctagtcacacaggtgaatccctgccaggtgtgctcgcaggtggtctgcactccaggtcccatgcccactcctgccggtcttcagatttggcagggatgattccaggagctgatctgggcattccacagctccactgccaacaatttctggcgactgaggaaggtatcaggaaggaggaaagggcagtgaagagcacaggagagagactggtgatagcactgatggcggacagacttgctagtgaggcagagaaagtgaggggccaagaaggccgtcttgacagcagatgaaatggagcaggcacctcagtgaggtctcttggcagcatcccaaatgtttttgtgctttgagctcttgaaactttgaaatataacaatacgtttcttttattaaactctgctgcgtgaaatagaaaatatagacagtggtttctttctgaggtgagaggttgagttgcaggtgaggagagaaagatcttcctttttcatgctgttctctcattttcctttactatgtactttatttatttgtactttcaagtcagcagcgagttatcaacgtcacaggatgattcagtttttccccatacagtcacagtaaaacctacttaaagtggattattctttttgtgtaatattccaatagattccaaaatattatttccaaagcacttcgatgtctatgttctcaaattagatatttacttctaggtctccatttttgtgttccttcttgcatgctacttcagagttgcatctaaggaaataccagatttccctcagttttttagatccatatgtgttggaaatttgattcatgaagatggacatggcagctgggggattatGCTATTATCAAGAGACCATTTttcggcatcagtaatctgacaagaactcactgcttgttgagatttaattgactatttgaggaatcaagctttcactattggtacttctctttctctttggaggggaaGTATTGCCTTcatagtctttccattaccaaaccactttcctgggtggctgtgccctgtcaggaagggcctgggatgctgggaaccaggattcatcctcagcttctgcctgtcctgagaaggcttccctggcagagtccagcctgtgtgtctgggtgacacttgcagccatcagaaaggaggcgataactcacaagtgccaagcgattcatctggctcttgtcttacagggtgtttccaagggatgaggttcaaaatgccacttggtaaccccttgaaagctcctggtcacggggtgggttctcggtgtgaggtcagagcagtgtctattcaccaccagatgggaagcatttcagtattttaattgctaagtctgtgttcatgcacgaccatggatcatctgttccgtggcatttcctgctggaccaccccacacccctgtcatgcctcatctttcaaagctccaaacagggttcacaacccatcaggtggttgtaatgtaaccacagcgcaagacgggaaaaaaacacaaccacccaagggtgacacactttaatggttCGGGccaaattgccccatttggacaagttggcaacatcaacactgagtatgtaaactggaggactgtctaagaccatggacctcagaatgacacggcctcagatgtcacctggacagcaagggacagtgtggggtcactcactggtcaggattatggtcccttatcctggtaaagcagagctcactcgggatccatcaggccaagccagggaggaggctgggggccttctagggaatttctgccctaaagggaatggcATACGGAAGGCAGTtgtgctggaaatcctggttcacagagagcggtcggtcgtgtttatggaatgaggcccagtggtagACTTAAAGCTGCGTCACAgatctttcccattggatacaaaacagcaggaaacagatttcacagtcctggacatggaccccagcaggattcaattctaggtcagtggtgaacatggaggcactagaggggtatcaggagggaaagtcctgtctgcctttagtccatttgcaaatcacctttgcgggccttgtcctctccacatgcatgttttgatctttttacattgttttccccacttacagctgatgcaattccagagattgaactagaaaactacaagttcctaaaatttggtcaaaagaaacctcaacaggagaagcagaaaacattccttcttcctccagaatgtagaaaggcaccccctgcctatggcacgacctggtcctgggtagtgctgttttaaagacatccacatttcagtggttgttgctttgcctgtgaaagtaccattAACCTTTAAATCCCAGGAGAACGGGCCGGGGACCGTGTCCGCCCCTGGAgcggctgaatgatactgaaatgaacttgttctcggagttagggggaattgggagtgatgtcactagccaaaaagggggctggcctttctcccttctccaacatacaataagttgatgactcagaagagttcttttttttttttataattttatttatttatttttttcccccaaagccccagtagatagttgtatgtcatagttgcatatccttctagttgctgtatgtgggacgtggcctcagcatggccggagaagcggtgcatcggtgtgcgcccgggatccgaacccaggccggcagcagcggagcgtgcgcacttaaccactaagccacggggccggcccagaagagttcttgattcaaggagaaatgtgagattctgtgtctcactcacatgcctacagaaagcgacagaaccacaccacaactcccaagctgtaaagggaacaggactttaatataatattcaaatatgtcatttattatttacaacaaataaccactgtctctccccaatgggtgagtaggtgctgaggtagagatgtcagggagctgggatggggtcatcccttctctcttgggcttcaggggaccccaggaatcagcttacaatgctccccttcccatcaaatgggaggagctgaccctgtgcatcgcaagcatcccagctgtgtccccgctgctgaggatggggctgtgatcggccactggtatggggttcggggttggggcctgggggctgagtagaagagtcgggttatcttgcgtggcctccctcagaatcatggccccccaccatgtccccactgcactgggtgctccagaccctgtgctcagtgctgtcagccaccagtaccccatttgtccctgccacgtgagcgatcatttagtattacctatttcacagagggggaaacggagtctcaggaagctgaagagagtcaccccagtcacaggactggtcaatagtggagctgggatcccagtgccagctatccgactccccaaggccacgcttagcccaaagccttactgaacccctaggagtcagtcaccccggcccagacactcactcacccctgaccttgatgatggccggttcttcttggccttgcgtactctgcaggccaactaggtctagcgctctggctggcaggacaaggtgtagctacaggacagagaggcacctgtgagcctaccaggaaccacacctcaggggtccccccactgcctgcccagcagctggagtctgggtgtcccagagatcACCATGTAATCAggccgggggatgagtggggcaccatggagacaggctctctggactggccaacagggagagtccacccctgccctcacccaactcctgcccggcctcacctctcattctcgttgagcaactccatgtcctggaacgagGCCCCAAATGGCTCCCTCGGGCTCTagcttgtaattctttgcagcctcctggagcagcaggatctccctcatgactcggtattcctgggaccagagggaaggagaggatgcagacagggcctgggtgggggatgctgcaggggtcttgttggaggtgaggagtggggcaggggaccagtcctggaaaccatccttccctccagttccatccaggatctaccagttctcagaatgggaataatcaacccctcctccaggaagatttccttgatgccatcctcccctcaacccacccgccaattggatgggtctcccacttctctggtatcaaactcttccactcaatgtaagatacagcggGTGAAGCcaaggactgttctgcccagaaggtctctgatttccacctccttcctctcccctgcagggagtgccacagctgctcctcagtactcttctcaaggttgatcccattcccctggaaggtagacagccagagtacatcagacaaagacccctagcctgactagctccctatgcccaccccttctcatgttgcactactgccagatccccagagggggccaggcatgcagagaaaacaggacttggacctaggcttgcctctgggctccagaggaggaggacatgggggtgtaactgagggacctggcagcacaactctctctgatgacagacttggaggctgaggcttcaggcagaggggactgctcaggcacttatgtgcttcctgacttggggggggccgacttctttctcccttcatgggCAACATGGGAGTtacaggctgagtccagctcagataaaacctcacgcagctctgccatcaggcaactctgagcttccccagcctgggtaaCTGGAATGGGTTTCTCTGGCAGAAACTCTGTTCACTCATCGCTAAAataggcctgatgccccagctgccAGCGGTGGCTGCAAGGCtttcatgagaggagatgtgccaagtgctgagaactcagagctcagttcgggggctcccgcatcccaaggctcagaatcctggtccttcctgcctagacctcaggtgcacccacctcgaaatAGTCACCCatcaccaggtgcagcatcagcaggtcactgagcagagttccaagataggggacaacaccttgtgacatcggggtgtgggtgggatgaacctttgctctcaagtcgaccccatgtagaccctctcctgaaaagtccccacactcagccacctggcccaccccagggttcccacgaggagcagcctaggaccctcagcagcctcccgtcaattcctactcccttcacaccccaagaacaccacactcctcctcctcacctcccagggccggcttctggcaaatcacagggtgtgcagtcccttgccctccccaaaacacactcatcctgcaccagctcttccaggccctcctcttggtcacttctactgggggattcagacactgtggcaccaagatgaAGGGCCCTCATCTTTTGATttcaggcctccagctgggagcacagagcccctcccccacaggcacactaacctgccgctgctgctgcttctcctgcactctctgggggttgctctctgggggagcaaacgtggagggcccctcctgccagggtcgaggacagtgtcagtgaggccatactcccctcaccccatttctctccagcaccactggcctccgacactggacatctgacttgagtcaactggtaccaatgtcattccatcctccaaggtcttgtgattccagaacaagcccagctccaactctcactctgggtgtgagcttgggcttgtggcctggcctccttgagcctgtttcctcatctggaaagtgtgagaactccggctaccacacaggttctcatgaggactcagtgtcacaagactgtcatcattgttctggccctcacccctccaggtggagtaggcagaaagctcccacattcctttcctccctcttacctcaacaccaccctgtgaggcctgcaccacacaatcaccatccctccatttccctgatgaggagacagagacccaaacataggcagtgtgttgctcaggggcccacagaagagaggccgcttgcccctctcagtcagaggccctgttccaacatccttgcctaacccccagccccaccactgacaagagtcctgtcccttgagctctcaaagcttggtcctgggctgagtcatggatggagaggacggggtgtcttgggagtctggttgagtggctcctgcctgccccagtcccgtggagtgtctgggccccaggctgggccagaggccaagccaaagccttctcctccccaaggaacgcctcaggacattcccctgcactgaatccttttttttttttttgtgaggagatcagccttgtgctaacatctgccaatcctcctctttttttgctgaggaagactggccctgggctaacatccatgcccatcttcctccactttatatgggacgttgccacatcataggtcgacaagcggtgcgtcggtgcgcacccgggatccgaaccggcgaaccctgagccgccgcagcggagtgcgcgcacttaaccgcttgcgccacagggacggcccctgaactctttctttatccactcaagaactggacctccaaggtgccacctctgatcaacagagaaggggatgacaggacattttgattccccgtttacatgaagctcctaaggtcctttcagcaggatccactaagaatccatcagttgcctagacgcttctcataagccactgggggcatatgtcattgccaaccaggcactcaggttagactcctgtggttgattcaagtgaagtgactgctctaggggtccagtggggagtcccagaatgcacacacatctctcacctgaggatgagcagcctgtttttccacctgggccatgggaatcctctgccacgcacatccctggggcaggcaggatgcagccccttggagatgtggtgaagatagaaggagcagcagggtcctggcttcctgaggataggtttaggctgagggctaaacccaccccaaccacccaacagcctggaagaagctacatccagcaggatggacatacatggaagccagagacctgttgatggcgccagctcggcaactcctcctggaacagcccagccaacaccattgtgtctcatgaccagggcctcccgcccacaaatggcaccccacctgcccatgggcagaacagatccctctgcttgttaatctggatgagatagacgggaatgtttcagagaaagttcaagggagaaactatcaaaaccacagcctgcccagtgcccctcctctgcacccttcctctctttccagacccccagcctccactctaccttgatcatcagttctctgctcaaggacttgtcttgactattgagttccttaagattttcagagctctctctcaggggaggggaaagaacgagggataaatttaggaataatgtgaggggtctgaatgcaaatcccttttctttgcaaacccaagagattcaaactgcctgaaggagtgttctcactgggctcctctgagcgctaaggtctcatggagctgggagggggctctcctgttggtcactggggtctccactccccagttcTACAGaacagctctgttttgactgctttgagtttcaactgggcatggggttctgttgctataaacacttgaaaatctccaatttggCTCAACTTAGTACCTGACACTTAGGGAAGCCGAGTCctaaagcagaactggtgcattaAGGACCCCGGAAGGTttagagaccccctgccgaggcccaggccctgtccccagcatttgctgcctcccaggagttcccagctgactgaggggccaatggcagacatacaagagatcccccatccaccctggtcctcctatggagagaggcctacccaccgggaaacttcccccgtgtgttcttcaggtggcttgtgaaggttttctgcagagcagagttgACAGTGCAGGACgagaagaagttcttcaggatctcgaactcctggggaagggaagagaatgagctgtgaggtggggcactgtagcccagcttgctctagcttcagtacccttctatttaaatctcccctcctggatgagacagatgctcagggagtcccagaagggcacatttaggacccaaagagtaacactcacagggagcaggattttagctcaacccagggaaggagccaggtaggaagtgagcatcctctcactgggacctggagttaaagtcagcgggcccctggcaggaaggtcctagggactgtgcaggggcttagaccacacactgcaatcctgggagctgataaatgtggagaggcagttcccaaggcttcagagaggggctccactgggcctcccacagcacacctgggccacctggatccagcgctccaccaccctcaccctgtcctgggctgtcttgctcgggtccccgaggcaggggatgatgacgaagctggccaccctt
Encoded here:
- the LOC131394246 gene encoding ral guanine nucleotide dissociation stimulator-like isoform X1, translating into MAFPPKLVVEQFTMMDAELFQKVVSSPCLGSTWGKRNKPGNEHQTPNVQATVDHVRRVASFVIIPCLGDPSKTAQDRVRVVERWIQVAQEFEILKNFFSSCTVNSALQKTFTSHLKNTRGKFPARTLLLLLSSPHLQGAASCLPQGCAWQRIPMAQVEKQAAHPQEGPSTFAPPESNPQRVQEKQQQRQGNGINLEKSTEEQLWHSLQGRGRRWKSETFWAEQSLASPAVSYIEWKSLIPEKWETHPIGGYTLSCQPER
- the LOC131394246 gene encoding ral guanine nucleotide dissociation stimulator-like isoform X2, with amino-acid sequence MAFPPKLVVEQFTMMDAELFQKVVSSPCLGSTWGKRNKPGNEHQTPNVQATVDHVRRVASFVIIPCLGDPSKTAQDRVRVVERWIQVAQEFEILKNFFSSCTVNSALQKTFTSHLKNTRGKFPGSQDPAAPSIFTTSPRGCILPAPGMCVAEDSHGPGGKTGCSSSGGALHVCSPREQPPESAGEAAAAAGEWDQP